The following are encoded in a window of Spea bombifrons isolate aSpeBom1 chromosome 2, aSpeBom1.2.pri, whole genome shotgun sequence genomic DNA:
- the MID1IP1 gene encoding mid1-interacting protein 1: MMQISDTYNQKHSLFNAMNRFIGAVNNMDQTVMVPSLLRDVPLDMEVKEEVVNNSNGAANYYNRRDMHGYYILLKSIRNDIEWGVLQGEDRKKDKITSMDISRLEDADGEEDLEKQFHYHLNGLHIVLSKLTRKANILTNRYKEEIGFGSWGH, encoded by the coding sequence ATGATGCAAATATCTGACACCTACAACCAAAAGCATTCCTTGTTCAATGCCATGAACAGGTTTATAGGTGCAGTGAACAACATGGACCAGACTGTGATGGTGCCCAGTTTGCTAAGGGATGTTCCTCTGGACATGGAGGTAAAAGAAGAGGTGGTCAACAATAGCAATGGGGCAGCCAACTACTACAACAGGAGAGACATGCACGGCTACTACATCCTGCTGAAATCCATCAGGAATGATATTGAGTGGGGGGTCCTGCAGGGTGAGGACagaaaaaaggacaaaataacCAGCATGGACATTAGCAGGCTGGAGGATGCAGATGGAGAAGAGGACCTGGAGAAGCAGTTCCACTATCATCTCAATGGACTCCACATTGTCCTCAGCAAGCTAACGAGAAAAGCCAACATCCTCACTAACAGATATAAAGAAGAAATTGGATTTGGAAGCTGGGGACATTGA